From the Lysobacter soyae genome, the window GCCTGCTACGAAGCCCTGGTGTTGATGGCCCAGCCGTTTTCCTACCGCTATCCGTTGATTGACGGTCAGGGCAATTTCGGTTCCAGCGAAGATCCGAAATCTTTCGCCGCCATGCGCTATACCGAATCCAAGCTCACGCCTATTGCCGAAGTGTTGTTGGCCGAGCTCGGCCAAGGCACGGTGGATTGGGATCCGAACTTCGATGGCACCTTGGAGGAGCCCTCGTGGCTGCCGGCGCGCTTGCCACATGTTCTGCTGAACGGCACCACTGGCATTGCCGTGGGGATGGCCACCGATATTCCGCCACACAATCTCAATGAGATTGTCAGTGCTTGCTTGATTCTGCTTGACGATCCCAACGCAAGTCTAGACGCCTTGTGCGAACACGTGCGCGGCCCCGATTTTCCGACCTCCGCCGAAATCATCACCCCCGCCGCCGATTTGAAGCAGATCTATGCCACAGGCAATGGCGGCGTCCGCGCGCGTGCGACGTTCGTGAAGGAAGGCGGCCACATCATCGTCAACAGCCTGCCCTACCAAGTGTCTCCTTCCAAGGTAATCGAGCAAATCGCCACACAGATGCGGGCAAAGAAATTGCCTTGGCTCGAAGACATCCGCGACGAGTCCGACCATGAAAATCCGGTCCGTATCGCGCTGATTCCGCGCAGCAACCGCATTGATGCCGAACAATTGATGGGGCATTTGTTTGCCACCACCGATCTTGAAAAGAGCTTCCGCGTCAACTTGAATGTGATCGGTTTGGACGGTAAACCGCGCGTCAAGAACTTGAAGACGATGCTGTCCGAATGGCTGGTATTCCGCCAAGACACCGTCACGCGCCGCTTGAACCACCGCCTCGAACGCGTCGAACGCCGCCTGCATTTGTTGGAAGGCCTGTTGGTGGCCTTCCTCAACCTCGACGAAGTGATTCATATCATCCGTACCGAGGACGAACCTAAGGCGGCCTTGATGGCGCGATTCGAATTGAGCGAGGCGCAAGCGGACTACATCCTCGATACGCGATTGAAGCAGTTGGCGCGATTGGAAGAGATGAAGATTCGCGGCGAGCAGGATGAGTTGGATGCCGAGCGAGATCGATTGATGGCGATCCTGGGCAGCAAAGCAAAGCTCAAAAAATTGATCAAAGACGAATTGATGGCCGACGCAAAGAAGTTCGGCGATGCGCGCAAATCTCCGATCGTGTCGCGTGGCGCAGCACAAGCGCTGGCGGAAACCGAATTGGTCGCCAGCGAACCGGTGACGGTGATTTTGAGTGAGAAAGGTTGGGTACGCGCCGCAAAAGGCCACGACATCGATGCCTCAACGATCGCTTATCGCGACGGCGATGCCTTGCTTGCGGCCGTTCGAACGCGCAGCAACTTCAATGTGGCCTTCATTGACTCCACCGGTCGGGCGTACTCGACTTCGGCCCATACGCTACCTTCCGCGCGCGGCAACGGCGAACCGTTGACCGGGCGATTCGCACCGGCGGCAGGGGCGCGCTTCCTTGCCATTGCGAGTGCCGAGAACGAGGTCAAGTACGTCATTGCGTCTGACCAAGGGCACGGATTCGTCACCCGCTTCGAGAATTTGATCGGCCGTCAAAAAGCGGGCAAAGCCCTGCTCTCGTTGCCGGCCGGTGCCAACACCCTGCAACCGGCACAACTGACCGGTAATCCGGACGAGCGCGTCGTCGTCGTCACGAGTGCAGGTCATTTGCTGGCCTTCCCGGTGGCGGAGCTGCCTGAGCTCGACAAGGGCAAAGGCAACAAGATGATCGAGATCCCGAAAGCCAAACGCGGCACGGAACACGTGGTTGCGGTGGCGGCCATCGCGCCCGGCGCCACACTTGTCGTGCATTCCGGCGCGCGCACCATGAGCCTTTCATACAAGGATTTGGAAAACTACATAGGTACGCGCGCAAGCCGCGGCGGATTGTTGCCGCGTGGCTGGCAAAAGGTGGACCGCCTATCCCGCGAGTAACAAAGCCGACGCAGCATTAACAAGCCGCTTCCGCCGCCAGGGTCGGCGGAAGTCGCATGTTAAGATCGGCACTCCCCCGCACACCAAGGGTCGAGCTTCATGTCGAACCTGCCGAAGAACCTCACCAAGAACGAATCGTCCGGCTGCATCATGGCCCGGATCATGCGCAACAAAGAACAGTACGCACGCAATTTTTCGTTGGTCGAGTACGGCTCATGGAAGAAGGCCGAAAAAGCCGCCTCGGAGTGGTTGGCCAAGATCAAGAAAACCCTGCCGCCGCCGACCACCTCGCACGGCATCAAAACCTCACGCAACAGTTCCGGCGTCGTCGGCGTGTCGTTGAAGGCCGCACCGCTCGCCAGTGGCGCGATGAATTACGCGTGGCATGCGTTTTGGCCCGGCAATCCGAACGGCACGCGTTGGGCGGTTGAGAAATTCGGTGACGACAACGCGTTTTGTCTGGCGGTGATTTCCCGCCAGCGCGAATCCGCCGATCGCAAGGCCGTTGAACGCGAGTTCAAACGCATTCAAGGCAAGCCGGTGTACAAGGCGATTCTTAAGCAGAAGATGATTGCGGTCGTTTGATCGAATCTCGGGTAGCGCCAGTCAGACAGTGACCGGCGCGTTATGCACGCCCGAGACCGCGCGTCCGGATGGATCTGCGCTATTCGCAAATGCCGCATCCCATGCCAACGCTGCCGGTGACGAACAGGCAATGGATTTACCGCTTGGCACGGTTGCAGCGCAGGCCGCCGATGCGAACGATTGTTCGAAAATCGTCCGATACAAATAAGCTTCTTTGCTGGCGGGTGTGTTCAGTGGGAAACGTATGGCCGCTGACGCCAATTGAACGGCGCTCACCACGGTTTCCGCATGCGCTTTCAACCCGTCGATCCATCCATAGCCAACGCCATCGCTGAACTGCTCTTTTTGCCGCCAAAGTATTTCGTCTGGCAAAACACCTTTGAAAGCTTCTCTGAGGATGTGTTTTTCGATGCGGCCGTTGCGCACCATTTTTTGCGTCGCGTCGATTCCCATGGCCACATCCATGAACGTCGGATCCAGGAACGGCACGCGCGGCTCAACACCCCACGCCATCATTGATTTGTTCGCGCGCAAGCAATCGAACTGGTGAAGTGCATCCAGTTTGCGAACCAACTCCTCATGGAAACTTTGCGCATCCGGCGCCTTGTGGAAGTAAAGGTAGCCGCCGAACAGTTCGTCACTGCCCTCGCCCGACAGCACCATCTTCACCCCCATAGATTTGATGCGGCGTGCCAATAGGAACATCGGCGTCGACGCGCGAACGGTGGTGACGTCAAAGGTTTCAATATGGCGGATGACATCCGGCAAGGCGTCCAGACCTTCTTCCAACGTGAAGGTGAAGCCGTGATGCACCGAATCAATGGCGCGCGCCGCAACTTCGGCAGCCGCCAAATCAGGCGATCCCTCAAGGCCAATGGCAAATGAGTGCACGCGCGGCCACCAGGCTTCGCTGTTATCGCCGTCCTCGACCCGCTTGCGCGCGAAGCGTGCAGCGCAGGCGGCAATGATGGAAGAATCCAAGCCCCCCGAGAGGAGAACGCCATAAGGCACATCGCCCATCATTTGCCGGTGCACGGCTGACTCCAAGGCTTCACGAATCACCTCAGGCGATACCTGATGCCCGACGACGTCGGCGTGCGCACGCCAAGTCGGTGCGTACCATGCGGTGAGCTCGCCGGTTTCCGTGTCGAAGACATGCCCGGGCGGAAACTGACTGACATCGACGCACAGGCGCGCAATGGCCTTCATTTCCGAGGCGACCCACAAACGACCCTCAACATCGTGCCCCCAATACAAGGGACAGATACCCATGTGGTCGCGAGCGATGAGGGCACGCTTGCGCGTCGCATCCCACAGCACAAACGCGAACATTCCGTTCAAACGCTTCAGCCAGTCGGCAGGTGCTGCGTCGGGGGCGCTGGCATAGAGGGCGTTGATGACCTCGCAGTCCGATCCGCTCTGAAACGCATACGTCGATTCAAGCGCGGTGCGAAATTCGGAATGGTTGTAGATCTCGCCGTTCACCGCCAATGCCAACTGGCGGTCTTTCGATAGCAAGGGCTGGGCGCCACCCGCGGGATCCACGATGGATAGACGTTCGTGCACCAACAGGGCGTTGGGATGTTCGTACACGCCGCTCCAATCCGGGCCACGATGCCGCTGCAATGCGGACAAGGCGATGGCTGAAGGTCTCAGGATGGACAGATCTGCGCGGTCGCGGAGATCGATGACGGACAGGATGGAACACATGGCAAACTCCGGATTGTCTGAAACGTGGGCAATAAAAAAGCCCGCTTTTTCAAGCGGGCTTCGGATAGGCGTATTTCTGAATGTCGTGCGCTAACCGTCGTCCCGCTGTTTGCAGGAATTATTGTTATTGCGATTGACGGTTGTGAATGTGCGGCTCATGGATCGAGTGTGCCCTGCGTCATTCCGGTTTGACAAGTAGTTTTTGCATCAGGGATTTAAATATTCCCGGCAGCCTGTTCAAATCTGAAACAAGGACGTTTTCATCCACTTTGTGGATGGACGCATTCACGGGGCCGATTTCCACGCAGTGGGCGCCCATCGGTGCAATGAAGCGCGCGTCCGAGGTACCGCCACCGGTGCTTTCCTCCGGCGGCTGACCAGAAAACGCCGTCAGCACTTCACGGCAAGCCACGCGAAGCGGGCCTTCCGGTGTGTAAAACGGTGCACCGCTTTGATGCCATTGAATGTCGTAGCGAACGCCGTGCGCCTTGAGAATGTCTTCGCAGGCGGTCTGCAGTTGCTCCGCCGTCCAATTCGGGTTGTAGCGCAGGTTAAACAAAACGTCCAACTGTCCGGGGATCACGTTGTTCGCCCCGTTGCCGGCATGCATGTCGGTGATTTGCAAACTGGTGGGCGGGAAAGACTCGTAACCTGCGTCCCACACTTTTGCCGCCAACGCCGCCAAGGCAGGCAAGGCTCGATGAATCGGATTGTCGGCCTTGTCGGGATAGGCCACGTGGCCTTGCACGCCATGCACGCGCAGTTTCGCCGACAGCGAGCCGCGACGCCCTACTCGCAGCAGATCACCCAGTACGTCTTTTGACGAAGGCTCGCCGGTGATGCAGTAGTCGATGGCCTGGCCGCGTGCCTTGAAGGTTTCGACGACTTTGCGCACGCCATCAATGGCCGCACCCTCTTCATCCGACGTCAGCAGCAGTGCAACGGTGCCGTCATGGTCCGGGTATTCGGCAACGAATTGCGTCAAGGCGACAACGAACGCCGCCACGCTGCCTTTCATGTCAGCGGCGCCGCGTCCGTATAACACCCCGTCACGAATGACCGGTTCGAACGGATCCGACGACCAGGCATCCAGCGGACCCGGCGGCACCACATCGGTGTGACCAAGAAAAACGAGTACGGGCCCTTGGGTGCCGTGGGTCGCCCACAAGTTGTCCACGTCGCCGTAGCGCAAGTGCTCGCAGTTGAATCCTGCGGCGCTCAAACGCGTCGCCAACAATGGTTGGCAGCCTGCATCCTCAGGCGTGATCGACGCGCGCGAAATCAAGTCTTGGGTGAGCGCAAGCACTTCGGTCATTTGGCGACTCCGAACAGCGCTTTGAAACCGTTATCTGTGAAGCCTTGTTGGACGCGACCGTCAGCCATTTCCAGCAAAGGCCGCTTGAGCAAGGCCGGATGCTCGCGAAGTAATAGCTTCCACTCCGCATCGCTGCCCGGTGACTTGCGCGCGTCGGGTAGTTGTCGCCAGGTGGTGGACGATTTGTTGATCAATTTCTCCCACCCACCCACAGCGGCTTGCCATTGCAGGAATTGTTCAGGCGAGGGTCGCGCATCGCGCACATCCACGAAGGTGTACGGGATGTCAAAGCGTTTCAGCCAGTTCTGCGCCTTGCGGCAACTGTCGCAATTTTTCAGCCCGTAGACCGTGGTCATTGCGCGTGTCCGCGCAGCAGGTCGTTGATGCTGGTTTTGCTGCGTGTCTTCTCATCCACTTGCTTCACGATCACAGCGCAATACAGCGAGTGCGTTCCGTCTGCTGCCGGCAAGGCGCCGGAAACCACAACGCTGCCCGGCGGCACATAGCCATAGCTGATTTCGCGGGTTTCGCGGTTGTAAATGCGCGTCGACTGACCGATGAACACCCCCATGCCGATCACGCTGTGGTGACCGACGATCACACCTTCGACAATTTCCGAACGTGCGCCGATGAAGCAATGGTCTTCGATGATGGTCGGTGAGGCTTGCAGCGGTTCCAACACGCCGCCGATCCCCGCGCCGCCGGAAATATGGCAATGCTTGCCGATCTGCGCACAGGAACCCACTGTCGCCCAAGTGTCCACCATCGTGCCCTCGCCGACGTGCGCACCGATGTTGACGAAACTCGGCGTCAGGACGACATCACGACCCAAGTAAGTGCCGCGGCGTACCACGGTGCCCGGCAGGACGCGTACACCCATCGCGCGGAAATCCGCTTCACTGAAATTCGCAAATCGCATCGGGATTTTGTCGAAGAACGGCGACGGCTGCGATTCCATCAACTGCATGTCTTCGGTGCGGAAATACAGCAGCACGGCTTTCTTCAGCCACTCGTTGACCACCCAGCCATCCGTGCCCGGTGATGCAACCCGCAGCTCACCCGACTCCAAACCTTCGATCGCCTTCAAGACGTCGGGTCGCAGGGCGGCCAAGCCGTCCGCGTTCAACTCTGCGCGCGCGTCCCAAGCCTGTTCAATGCGTGCTTTCAATGCGTTCAATGTGTTGCTCCTACAAGAATGGGTTCCAACGCCGACGCAAGCGATGCGAGGCGTTCTTCTGACAGTGGCTCGCCATTGTCCAGCGAAACGGTGAACATGTCTTCTGCGCGCTCGCCGAAAGTCGCGATCCGCGCGTCGTGCACGCGCAGTTTTTCCATGCGCAAGAATGCGGCGACGTCTGCGAGCAGGCCGGCGCGATCATTACAGACGATGCTGAGCAAGTAGCGATTAGCTGAAAGGCCGGAGAAAACGATTTGCGGTGTGAGTCGGAACTGGCGCAGATGGCGTTGCGCGGCACGTCGTGACGGACGTTCTTCCAACAATGACGGCTTGGCCAAAACGCTGCGCAATTGGCGTTCGACTTCGCGCATCTCCACCAAGCGCGACGACTCGCGCGGCATGCAGTGGAACACGTCCAAAACCTGCCCCTCTGCCGCGTCCATCAGTCGCGCCTGCGACACCTCCAGACCCAGTCGGTCCAAGGTCATGACAATGGCGGCGAACAAACCGTTGCGGTCGGGAGACCACACCATCACCTCCAGCGCGTGGCCGATGTCATCCACGGCGTGCACCGCCACCTGCATCTGGGGAGAGGTGACAATGGACGCGGCCATCCATGCAATTTGTTCAGGGCGATAGCGAAGCAAGGCGTCTGACGGCAAATCGTCAATGCGGCCAATCGCCGCATCGGCATCAACAAGTAAGGCCCTTGCCGCCGCGCGCGTTTCCTCAATTCTTTCTTCGCGCGCCAGCGGATCTTCCAAGCCGCGACGAAGCGCCAAGCGCGTGGCGACATGCAAATCGGCCAACAGGCGATCTTTCCAAGCATTCCAAAGCTTCGGCGATGTCCCGGCGATATCGGCACAGGTTAGGAGATACAAGGTATCCAAGCGCTCGCGATCGGCCACGAGGTGGGCAAAACGGGCAACGACGTCGGGGTCGGAAATATCTTGTTTCTGTGCTGTGACAGACATCAACAAGTGATGCCTGACCAACCATTCCACCATGTCCACGTCTGCGGGCGGGAGTGCATGGGCAATGCAGAAGTCACGCGCATCGACCGCGCCGAGTTCGGCATGATCGCCGCCACGGCCTTTGGCGATGTCATGGAACAACGCGGCGAGCAATAGCAATTCCGGCTTTCGCAATCGCGGCATCACCGTGTGCGCTTGCGAGAAACGATCCACGCCTTCGCCTGTCTGGAACAGCGCCAGCGTGCGCAACACCATCAAGGTGTGTTGATCGACGGTGTAGACGTGGAACAGATCGAACTGCATGCGTCCGGTCACGTTGGCAAACGCGGGAATCCAACGCCCCAACACACCGGTTTTGGCCATTTCGATCAAGATGCGAATCGCATCCGGCCCTCGCAAAATGCGCATGAATTGCGCGCGCATC encodes:
- the parC gene encoding DNA topoisomerase IV subunit A, encoding MTDLPARPSFHGHEQILLREYAERAYLDYSMYVVLDRALPFIGDGLKPVQRRIIYAMSELGLSATSKHKKSARTVGDVIGKFHPHGDSACYEALVLMAQPFSYRYPLIDGQGNFGSSEDPKSFAAMRYTESKLTPIAEVLLAELGQGTVDWDPNFDGTLEEPSWLPARLPHVLLNGTTGIAVGMATDIPPHNLNEIVSACLILLDDPNASLDALCEHVRGPDFPTSAEIITPAADLKQIYATGNGGVRARATFVKEGGHIIVNSLPYQVSPSKVIEQIATQMRAKKLPWLEDIRDESDHENPVRIALIPRSNRIDAEQLMGHLFATTDLEKSFRVNLNVIGLDGKPRVKNLKTMLSEWLVFRQDTVTRRLNHRLERVERRLHLLEGLLVAFLNLDEVIHIIRTEDEPKAALMARFELSEAQADYILDTRLKQLARLEEMKIRGEQDELDAERDRLMAILGSKAKLKKLIKDELMADAKKFGDARKSPIVSRGAAQALAETELVASEPVTVILSEKGWVRAAKGHDIDASTIAYRDGDALLAAVRTRSNFNVAFIDSTGRAYSTSAHTLPSARGNGEPLTGRFAPAAGARFLAIASAENEVKYVIASDQGHGFVTRFENLIGRQKAGKALLSLPAGANTLQPAQLTGNPDERVVVVTSAGHLLAFPVAELPELDKGKGNKMIEIPKAKRGTEHVVAVAAIAPGATLVVHSGARTMSLSYKDLENYIGTRASRGGLLPRGWQKVDRLSRE
- the asnB gene encoding asparagine synthase B, producing MCSILSVIDLRDRADLSILRPSAIALSALQRHRGPDWSGVYEHPNALLVHERLSIVDPAGGAQPLLSKDRQLALAVNGEIYNHSEFRTALESTYAFQSGSDCEVINALYASAPDAAPADWLKRLNGMFAFVLWDATRKRALIARDHMGICPLYWGHDVEGRLWVASEMKAIARLCVDVSQFPPGHVFDTETGELTAWYAPTWRAHADVVGHQVSPEVIREALESAVHRQMMGDVPYGVLLSGGLDSSIIAACAARFARKRVEDGDNSEAWWPRVHSFAIGLEGSPDLAAAEVAARAIDSVHHGFTFTLEEGLDALPDVIRHIETFDVTTVRASTPMFLLARRIKSMGVKMVLSGEGSDELFGGYLYFHKAPDAQSFHEELVRKLDALHQFDCLRANKSMMAWGVEPRVPFLDPTFMDVAMGIDATQKMVRNGRIEKHILREAFKGVLPDEILWRQKEQFSDGVGYGWIDGLKAHAETVVSAVQLASAAIRFPLNTPASKEAYLYRTIFEQSFASAACAATVPSGKSIACSSPAALAWDAAFANSADPSGRAVSGVHNAPVTV
- the dapE gene encoding succinyl-diaminopimelate desuccinylase; translation: MTEVLALTQDLISRASITPEDAGCQPLLATRLSAAGFNCEHLRYGDVDNLWATHGTQGPVLVFLGHTDVVPPGPLDAWSSDPFEPVIRDGVLYGRGAADMKGSVAAFVVALTQFVAEYPDHDGTVALLLTSDEEGAAIDGVRKVVETFKARGQAIDYCITGEPSSKDVLGDLLRVGRRGSLSAKLRVHGVQGHVAYPDKADNPIHRALPALAALAAKVWDAGYESFPPTSLQITDMHAGNGANNVIPGQLDVLFNLRYNPNWTAEQLQTACEDILKAHGVRYDIQWHQSGAPFYTPEGPLRVACREVLTAFSGQPPEESTGGGTSDARFIAPMGAHCVEIGPVNASIHKVDENVLVSDLNRLPGIFKSLMQKLLVKPE
- a CDS encoding Spx/MgsR family RNA polymerase-binding regulatory protein translates to MTTVYGLKNCDSCRKAQNWLKRFDIPYTFVDVRDARPSPEQFLQWQAAVGGWEKLINKSSTTWRQLPDARKSPGSDAEWKLLLREHPALLKRPLLEMADGRVQQGFTDNGFKALFGVAK
- the dapD gene encoding 2,3,4,5-tetrahydropyridine-2,6-dicarboxylate N-succinyltransferase — translated: MLAHGKTARARRADRDFRRARRRHVHRFAGQWRATVRRTPRIACVGVGTHSCRSNTLNALKARIEQAWDARAELNADGLAALRPDVLKAIEGLESGELRVASPGTDGWVVNEWLKKAVLLYFRTEDMQLMESQPSPFFDKIPMRFANFSEADFRAMGVRVLPGTVVRRGTYLGRDVVLTPSFVNIGAHVGEGTMVDTWATVGSCAQIGKHCHISGGAGIGGVLEPLQASPTIIEDHCFIGARSEIVEGVIVGHHSVIGMGVFIGQSTRIYNRETREISYGYVPPGSVVVSGALPAADGTHSLYCAVIVKQVDEKTRSKTSINDLLRGHAQ